One Bradyrhizobium zhanjiangense DNA segment encodes these proteins:
- a CDS encoding NAD(+) synthase, whose protein sequence is MTFHSIYAHGFARVAACVTTSHVADPSANAKAILAAANACHEQSVAAAVFPELCLSGYAIEDLVKQDPLLDAVERGLVTIVKASSTLMTVLIVGAPLRFGNRIYNCAVVIHRGNILGVVPKSYLPTYREFYEGRHFASGAGIAGETISFGGLHAPFGVDLLFSAEDVPGLTIGVEICEDMWIPVTPASELALAGASVLINLSGSPITIGRARSRALLCQSTSARCLAAYVYAAAGAGESTTDLAWDGQTSIYENGVLLAEGERFRQGGQITYADVDLDLLRQERALMGTFDDNRRQREAFFRKVTFALKPPAADIGFLRKVERFPFVPSDESLLEQDCYEAYNIQVAGLVQRMRATGTKRVVIGVSGGLDSTHALIVAAKAVDLLGLPRQNILAFTMPGFATGSESKTNALALMQALQTTWQELDIRTTATQMLKDIGHPFGKDEKVYDVTFENVQAGLRTDYLFRLANHHGGIVIGTGDLSELALGWCTYGVGDQMAHYNVNAGVPKTLIQHLIRWVISSKQFSDNVNRTLGAILAAEISPELVPVQPGEKPQSTEASVGPYELQDFNLFYTLRFGMRPSKIAFLAQHAWKDVAKGEWPPAFPSDRRKAYDLPEIRRWLEVFLRRFFAFSQFKRSAMPNGPKVSAGGSLSPRGDWRAPSDASAAAWLEDLERNVPN, encoded by the coding sequence ATGACGTTCCACTCGATCTACGCCCACGGATTTGCGCGCGTGGCGGCCTGCGTCACCACCTCCCACGTGGCCGATCCCTCGGCCAATGCGAAGGCCATTCTGGCCGCGGCCAATGCCTGCCACGAACAGTCGGTGGCGGCTGCCGTGTTTCCCGAGCTGTGCCTGTCCGGCTATGCGATCGAGGATTTGGTCAAGCAGGACCCGCTGCTCGATGCGGTCGAGCGCGGGCTTGTGACGATCGTCAAGGCCTCCTCAACGCTGATGACCGTCCTGATCGTCGGCGCGCCGCTGCGCTTTGGCAATCGCATCTACAATTGCGCCGTCGTCATTCATCGCGGCAACATCCTCGGCGTCGTGCCCAAGAGCTACCTGCCGACCTATCGCGAATTCTACGAGGGACGGCATTTCGCCTCCGGCGCCGGCATCGCCGGCGAGACGATCTCCTTTGGCGGGCTGCATGCGCCGTTCGGTGTCGACCTTCTGTTCTCGGCCGAGGACGTCCCGGGCCTGACCATCGGCGTTGAGATCTGCGAGGACATGTGGATCCCGGTGACGCCGGCTTCCGAGCTCGCGCTCGCGGGCGCCAGCGTGCTGATCAATCTCTCGGGCAGCCCGATCACGATCGGCCGGGCGCGCTCGCGCGCGCTGCTGTGCCAATCGACATCGGCGCGCTGCCTCGCGGCCTATGTCTATGCTGCCGCCGGAGCAGGAGAATCGACCACCGATCTCGCCTGGGACGGCCAGACCTCGATCTACGAGAACGGCGTGCTGCTGGCCGAAGGCGAACGGTTCCGCCAGGGTGGCCAGATCACGTATGCCGACGTCGATCTCGACCTGCTCAGGCAGGAACGCGCGCTGATGGGCACGTTCGACGACAACCGCCGCCAGCGCGAGGCGTTTTTCCGCAAGGTGACATTCGCGCTGAAGCCGCCGGCCGCCGACATCGGCTTCCTGCGCAAGGTCGAGCGCTTTCCCTTCGTGCCGAGCGATGAGAGCCTGCTCGAGCAGGATTGCTATGAGGCCTACAACATCCAGGTCGCCGGCCTCGTGCAGCGCATGCGCGCCACCGGCACCAAGCGTGTCGTGATCGGCGTTTCGGGCGGGCTCGATTCCACCCATGCATTGATCGTCGCCGCCAAGGCGGTCGATCTGCTCGGCCTGCCGCGCCAAAACATCCTCGCCTTCACCATGCCGGGCTTTGCCACCGGCAGCGAGAGCAAGACCAACGCGCTGGCGTTGATGCAGGCGCTGCAGACGACCTGGCAGGAGCTCGACATCCGCACCACGGCGACGCAGATGCTGAAGGATATCGGCCATCCCTTTGGCAAGGACGAGAAGGTTTACGACGTCACCTTCGAGAACGTTCAGGCTGGCCTGCGCACGGACTATCTGTTCCGGCTCGCCAACCATCACGGCGGCATCGTCATCGGCACCGGCGATCTCTCCGAGCTCGCGCTCGGCTGGTGCACCTATGGCGTCGGCGACCAGATGGCGCACTACAACGTCAATGCCGGCGTGCCGAAGACGCTGATTCAGCACCTGATCCGCTGGGTGATCTCCTCGAAGCAGTTCAGCGACAACGTCAACCGGACGCTAGGCGCGATCCTGGCTGCCGAAATCTCCCCTGAGCTCGTGCCGGTGCAGCCTGGCGAGAAGCCGCAGAGCACGGAAGCGTCCGTAGGCCCCTACGAGCTGCAGGATTTCAACCTGTTCTACACGCTGCGCTTCGGCATGCGTCCCTCCAAGATCGCCTTCCTGGCGCAGCACGCCTGGAAGGATGTCGCCAAGGGCGAGTGGCCGCCGGCATTCCCAAGCGATCGGCGCAAGGCCTACGATCTTCCTGAGATCCGGCGCTGGCTCGAGGTGTTCCTGCGCCGCTTCTTCGCTTTCAGCCAGTTCAAGCGCTCGGCTATGCCGAACGGACCGAAGGTCTCGGCCGGCGGCTCATTGTCACCGCGCGGCGACTGGCGCGCGCCGTCGGACGCGAGCGCGGCGGCATGGCTCGAGGATCTCGAAAGGAACGTGCCGAACTGA
- a CDS encoding GrlR family regulatory protein: MSAGDGAEAGEEARVVNGLYIFDIEMRDGKRGQARGVVVLCDGRIMGGDSYFYYTGSYTYRNGKWRGDMIVNQHTEAVGKTLAFGGREVTCGFSGGYSAGGAEVEGMALVGKTTVTFTARLTLKEAM; this comes from the coding sequence ATGTCGGCCGGAGATGGGGCAGAAGCGGGTGAGGAGGCCAGGGTCGTCAACGGCCTCTACATCTTCGACATCGAGATGCGCGACGGCAAGCGTGGCCAGGCCAGGGGCGTGGTCGTGCTCTGCGACGGACGCATCATGGGCGGCGACAGCTATTTCTATTACACCGGCAGCTACACGTACCGGAACGGCAAGTGGCGGGGCGACATGATCGTCAATCAGCATACCGAAGCCGTTGGCAAGACGCTCGCGTTCGGCGGCAGGGAGGTCACTTGCGGTTTCTCGGGCGGTTACTCGGCCGGCGGCGCCGAGGTCGAAGGCATGGCGCTGGTTGGGAAGACCACCGTGACATTCACGGCCCGCCTCACGCTCAAGGAGGCGATGTGA
- a CDS encoding sugar phosphate isomerase/epimerase family protein: MSKPVLGAALSIKSIPAHRDWLLERQRDLEVQDFFRADLLDSDWRTTAGEIKQMLAGHTGRLGIHGPFWGFKIDSHDPMIRQAVTKRLLQGLDAAEFLGATQMVIHSPFMTWDHNNLDLYPDNRGNLIERVKATLAEVIARAETIGCEIVIENIEDKDPRDRVRLAKALESSKVRVSLDTGHANYAHISTGAPPVDYYVETAGDMLTHVHLQDTDGFADRHWAPGEGNVPWVAVFRALGRLTSNPRLILELRNHDDVRAGAAHLAALGLAE; the protein is encoded by the coding sequence ATGTCGAAGCCGGTGCTGGGCGCCGCATTGTCCATCAAATCGATCCCTGCGCATCGCGACTGGCTTCTGGAACGGCAGCGCGATCTCGAGGTCCAGGATTTTTTCCGCGCCGATCTGCTCGATAGTGACTGGCGCACGACCGCCGGCGAGATCAAGCAGATGCTTGCGGGCCACACCGGGCGGCTTGGCATTCACGGCCCGTTCTGGGGCTTCAAGATCGACAGCCACGATCCCATGATCCGTCAGGCCGTGACCAAGCGCCTGCTTCAGGGTCTCGATGCCGCCGAGTTTCTCGGCGCGACCCAGATGGTGATCCATTCGCCGTTCATGACCTGGGACCACAACAATCTCGATCTCTATCCGGACAATCGCGGCAATCTGATCGAGCGCGTCAAGGCGACGCTGGCCGAAGTGATCGCGCGTGCCGAGACGATCGGCTGCGAGATCGTGATCGAGAACATCGAGGACAAGGATCCACGCGACCGCGTCCGTCTCGCCAAGGCGCTCGAAAGCAGCAAGGTCCGCGTCTCGCTCGATACCGGACACGCCAATTATGCCCACATCTCCACCGGCGCGCCGCCGGTCGATTACTACGTCGAGACCGCCGGCGACATGCTGACGCATGTGCATCTCCAGGACACCGACGGCTTTGCCGACCGGCACTGGGCGCCGGGCGAAGGCAACGTTCCGTGGGTCGCCGTGTTCCGCGCACTGGGACGGCTGACGTCCAACCCGCGGCTGATCCTCGAACTCCGCAACCACGACGACGTCCGCGCTGGCGCAGCCCATCTCGCCGCGCTCGGGCTTGCCGAATAA
- a CDS encoding ABC transporter substrate-binding protein: MSKLTRRTILKSGGAAASAILLPRFAIAQGDNRPSVTIAVQKVTNANVLDVLREQSNVGERVFFSSIWEGLISKNWRGNLEAVPGLATEWRRIDDQTVEVKLRQGVKFHNGDELTAEDVLFSFSRERMFGETEAKSRTTIQAFEKIPTPRPGKELPPDVPAVARRIWPDLVRVDAVDKYTVRFYNATPDVTIEGRLSRYGSDIMNRRAWEESASYLDWARKPVTTGPYKVVELKPDVSLTLEAHDEYWGGRPPLKRIRFLEVPEVASRINGLLSGEYQFACDIPPDQIAGIEKNSAFEVQGGTILNHRLTVFDKNHAQLANPLVRRAFTHAIDRQAIVDSLWAGRTRVPKGLQWEFYGDMFNADWSVPAYDPKLAQDLLKQANYKGDPIPYRLLNNYYTNQVATAQVLVEMWKSVGLNVQIETKENWSQIMERAPTRAVRDWSNSAAFNDPVSSLVAQHGPNGQQQQIGEWTNTELNKLSEFLETSTDRAARKKAFRRMLEIAEREDPAYTVLHQNATFTAKPKSIKWKAAPAFAMDFRAGNFEA, encoded by the coding sequence ATGAGCAAGCTCACCCGTCGCACCATCCTGAAATCCGGCGGCGCTGCCGCAAGCGCAATCCTTTTGCCGCGGTTTGCGATCGCGCAAGGCGACAACCGTCCGTCGGTGACGATCGCCGTGCAGAAGGTCACGAATGCGAACGTGCTCGACGTGCTACGTGAGCAGTCCAATGTCGGCGAGCGCGTGTTCTTCTCCTCGATCTGGGAAGGTCTGATCTCCAAGAACTGGCGCGGCAATCTCGAGGCCGTGCCGGGACTTGCCACCGAGTGGCGACGCATCGACGACCAGACCGTCGAGGTGAAGCTGCGCCAGGGCGTCAAGTTCCACAATGGCGACGAGCTCACTGCCGAAGACGTCCTCTTCTCCTTCAGCCGCGAGCGCATGTTCGGCGAGACCGAGGCCAAGAGCCGCACCACCATCCAGGCCTTCGAGAAGATCCCGACGCCGCGTCCGGGAAAAGAACTGCCGCCTGATGTGCCCGCCGTTGCCCGCCGCATCTGGCCGGACCTCGTGCGCGTCGATGCTGTGGACAAGTATACGGTGCGCTTCTACAACGCGACACCCGACGTCACGATCGAAGGCCGGCTGTCGCGTTACGGCTCCGACATCATGAACCGTCGGGCCTGGGAAGAATCCGCGAGCTATCTCGACTGGGCGCGCAAACCCGTCACGACCGGTCCCTACAAGGTCGTCGAGCTCAAGCCCGACGTCTCGCTGACGCTGGAAGCCCATGACGAATATTGGGGCGGCCGTCCGCCGCTCAAGCGCATCCGCTTCCTAGAAGTGCCTGAAGTCGCGAGCCGCATCAACGGGCTGCTCTCGGGCGAATATCAGTTCGCCTGCGACATCCCGCCGGACCAGATCGCCGGCATCGAGAAGAATTCGGCGTTCGAAGTGCAGGGCGGCACCATCCTCAACCACCGCCTGACCGTGTTCGACAAGAACCACGCCCAGCTCGCCAATCCGCTCGTCAGGCGCGCCTTCACCCATGCGATCGACCGCCAGGCGATCGTCGACAGCCTGTGGGCCGGCCGCACCCGCGTGCCGAAGGGCCTGCAATGGGAATTCTACGGCGACATGTTCAACGCCGACTGGAGCGTGCCGGCCTATGATCCCAAGCTCGCGCAGGATCTGTTGAAGCAGGCCAATTACAAGGGCGATCCGATCCCCTACCGTCTGCTCAACAATTACTACACCAACCAGGTCGCGACCGCGCAGGTGCTGGTCGAGATGTGGAAGTCGGTCGGCCTCAACGTGCAGATCGAGACCAAGGAGAACTGGTCGCAGATCATGGAGCGCGCGCCGACCCGCGCCGTGCGCGACTGGTCGAACTCGGCCGCCTTCAACGATCCAGTGTCGTCGCTGGTCGCCCAGCACGGGCCGAACGGCCAGCAGCAGCAGATCGGCGAATGGACCAACACCGAGCTGAACAAGCTCTCGGAGTTCCTGGAGACCTCGACCGATCGCGCGGCCCGCAAGAAGGCGTTCCGCCGCATGCTGGAGATCGCCGAGCGCGAGGACCCTGCCTACACGGTGCTGCACCAGAACGCGACGTTCACGGCCAAGCCGAAATCGATCAAGTGGAAGGCAGCGCCCGCCTTCGCGATGGATTTCCGCGCCGGCAATTTCGAGGCTTGA
- a CDS encoding ABC transporter ATP-binding protein, with protein MAPLVSIRDLRVAFNGVPILRGVDVSLQKGEALGLVGESGSGKSVTWLAALGLLPRHAQVTGSVLLDGREILGAPAAELDHVRGGRVAMIFQDPASALNPVLTIRRQLCEALALHRDLSGEAVKAEARRLLDLVGIPDAARRLSAYPHEFSGGQVQRIMIAMALAGNPDLLIADEPTTALDATIQAQILELLSTVRREIGMAMVLISHDLGVVAENCDRVAVMYAGRIVEEAPSNQLFADPVHPYAQGLIGALPPLDGPRRRLTAIPGTVPDPARMPDGCAFAPRCTLAAEPCGLSAPSLAPIADDRAVACIRAEASRRALLGIAAE; from the coding sequence GTGGCGCCGCTGGTCAGCATCCGGGACCTGCGGGTCGCCTTCAACGGCGTGCCGATCCTGCGTGGCGTCGACGTCAGCTTGCAGAAGGGCGAGGCGCTCGGCCTCGTCGGCGAGTCCGGATCGGGCAAGTCGGTGACGTGGCTTGCAGCGCTGGGCCTGCTGCCGCGCCACGCGCAGGTCACGGGCTCGGTGCTGCTCGACGGCCGCGAGATCCTTGGCGCGCCCGCCGCCGAGCTCGACCATGTCAGAGGCGGGCGGGTCGCCATGATCTTCCAGGATCCTGCGAGCGCGCTCAATCCGGTGCTGACCATCCGCAGGCAGCTCTGCGAAGCGCTGGCGCTGCATCGCGATCTCTCGGGCGAGGCGGTGAAAGCGGAGGCCCGGCGGCTGCTCGATCTAGTCGGCATTCCCGATGCGGCGCGGCGGCTGTCGGCCTATCCGCACGAATTCTCCGGCGGCCAGGTCCAGCGCATCATGATCGCGATGGCGCTCGCCGGAAATCCCGACCTGCTGATCGCGGACGAGCCGACGACCGCGCTCGATGCCACCATTCAGGCCCAGATTCTGGAGCTGCTCTCCACGGTCCGCCGCGAGATCGGCATGGCGATGGTCCTGATCAGTCACGATCTCGGCGTCGTCGCCGAGAACTGCGACCGCGTCGCGGTGATGTATGCCGGCCGCATCGTCGAGGAGGCACCCAGCAATCAGCTCTTCGCCGATCCCGTGCATCCTTACGCGCAGGGCCTGATCGGCGCGCTGCCGCCGCTCGATGGGCCGCGGCGGCGTCTGACGGCCATTCCCGGTACCGTGCCCGATCCCGCGCGGATGCCTGACGGTTGCGCCTTCGCGCCACGCTGCACGCTGGCGGCCGAGCCGTGCGGACTTTCCGCGCCGAGCTTGGCGCCGATCGCGGATGATCGCGCTGTCGCCTGCATCCGCGCCGAGGCCTCGCGCCGCGCGTTGCTCGGGATCGCGGCCGAATGA
- a CDS encoding ABC transporter ATP-binding protein, producing MSAPLVEVSAIARSYAMRSGMFGRATAVHAVDGVSLTIAKGETLGLVGESGSGKSTTGRIVLGLEPPDSGEVRFDGKPMAAPATAAWRAQRARMQMIFQDPLGALDRRLPVAAQIREPLDIHDLGTPAEREDRVRELLRAVELTPAHGARYPGALSGGQRQRIVLARALATKPDFLVCDEPVSALDVSIQAQMVNLLADLQAQLSLTLLFISHDLRVVRQISTIVAVMYLGRIVEIGCADDLFARPEHPYTQALVSASPAPGRRSAGRIVLAGDPPNPAARPQGCAFHPRCPRAIGRCASEVPVLSAVGSNRQVACHLVTGAETRDAA from the coding sequence ATGAGCGCGCCGCTCGTCGAGGTGTCCGCGATCGCGCGCAGCTACGCGATGCGCTCCGGGATGTTCGGCCGAGCTACGGCCGTGCATGCGGTCGATGGCGTGTCGCTGACGATTGCCAAGGGCGAGACGTTGGGCCTCGTCGGCGAGTCCGGCTCGGGAAAATCGACAACAGGCCGCATCGTGCTCGGGCTGGAGCCGCCCGACAGCGGCGAGGTGCGGTTCGACGGCAAGCCGATGGCCGCGCCGGCAACGGCCGCATGGCGCGCGCAGCGGGCACGCATGCAGATGATCTTCCAGGATCCGCTGGGCGCGTTGGACCGGCGGCTGCCAGTCGCTGCGCAGATCCGCGAGCCCCTGGACATCCACGATCTCGGCACGCCTGCCGAGCGCGAAGATCGCGTCCGCGAACTGCTGCGCGCGGTCGAGCTGACGCCGGCGCATGGTGCGCGCTATCCCGGCGCGCTCTCGGGCGGACAGCGCCAGCGGATCGTGCTGGCGCGGGCGCTGGCGACGAAACCTGATTTCCTGGTCTGCGACGAGCCGGTCAGCGCGCTCGACGTCTCGATCCAGGCGCAGATGGTGAACCTGCTCGCCGATCTCCAGGCGCAGCTGTCGCTGACATTGCTGTTCATCAGCCACGATCTGCGTGTCGTCAGGCAGATCAGCACGATCGTCGCCGTGATGTATCTCGGCCGCATCGTCGAGATCGGCTGCGCCGATGATCTGTTTGCGCGGCCCGAGCATCCGTATACGCAGGCCCTGGTCTCGGCTTCGCCGGCGCCCGGCCGCCGCAGCGCCGGCCGCATCGTGCTGGCGGGCGATCCGCCGAACCCTGCCGCGCGTCCGCAAGGCTGCGCCTTCCACCCGCGCTGCCCGCGCGCGATCGGGCGCTGTGCGAGCGAGGTGCCGGTGCTCTCGGCTGTGGGCAGCAACAGGCAGGTCGCCTGTCATCTGGTCACCGGCGCCGAAACGCGGGACGCGGCGTGA
- a CDS encoding ABC transporter permease, whose product MGRYFAIRIGRAALTIVLVVTFAFVVLRLSGDPALMILGPEAPPEVLAAFRKAWGLDDPIWFQYLDYFGAIAKGELGRSMRDGRPAIELVLERIPATLALTLPAFAFKVALGIPAGIYAALHRGSGIDRAVMMTAVAGFTVPSFVLALVLVLVFAVQLGWLPSGGQESWRHAILPIATLGLGGAAVLARFTRSAMLEVLGQPYIRTASAKGVPWRKVVTSHALPNAAIPTVTILGFMVGTLIAGAVVVESVFAWPGVGRLLVVAVANRDLAVVQCILLLVAMTMVTSNLIVDFLYGFLDPRLRAKGAHA is encoded by the coding sequence ATGGGCCGCTATTTCGCCATTCGCATCGGACGCGCGGCGCTCACCATTGTGCTCGTCGTCACCTTCGCCTTCGTCGTGCTGCGGCTATCGGGCGATCCCGCGCTTATGATCTTGGGACCGGAGGCGCCACCTGAGGTGCTCGCGGCGTTCCGCAAGGCCTGGGGCCTCGATGATCCCATCTGGTTTCAGTATCTCGATTATTTCGGCGCCATCGCCAAGGGCGAGCTCGGCCGCTCCATGCGCGACGGAAGGCCCGCAATCGAGCTCGTGCTGGAGCGGATTCCGGCGACGCTGGCGCTGACGCTGCCGGCCTTTGCCTTCAAGGTGGCGCTCGGCATTCCCGCCGGCATCTACGCCGCGCTGCATCGGGGCTCGGGAATCGACCGCGCCGTGATGATGACGGCGGTCGCGGGCTTCACCGTCCCGAGTTTCGTGCTTGCGCTGGTGCTGGTTCTGGTCTTCGCCGTACAGCTCGGCTGGCTGCCCTCGGGCGGGCAGGAGAGCTGGCGGCACGCGATCCTGCCCATTGCGACGCTCGGCCTCGGCGGCGCCGCGGTGCTCGCGCGCTTCACCCGCAGCGCAATGCTGGAGGTGCTGGGCCAGCCCTATATCCGCACCGCCTCGGCCAAGGGCGTGCCATGGCGCAAGGTGGTGACGTCGCATGCGCTGCCGAACGCGGCTATCCCCACCGTGACCATTCTGGGCTTCATGGTGGGCACGCTGATCGCCGGCGCAGTCGTGGTGGAGAGTGTGTTTGCCTGGCCGGGAGTAGGGCGCCTGCTCGTCGTCGCCGTCGCCAACCGCGACCTCGCCGTCGTGCAATGCATCCTGCTGCTGGTGGCGATGACGATGGTCACGTCCAACCTGATCGTCGATTTCCTCTACGGCTTCCTCGACCCGCGCCTGCGCGCCAAAGGGGCGCACGCATGA
- a CDS encoding ABC transporter permease, whose amino-acid sequence MTDATLKDTEAFSSEVDTGSREENASKPESRAPFRFHRNGKGSSVRRRISLPAIPVSVALAITWIIAMLVIAAFAEKIAPYGFTQLDLRNRLAAPGNAAHWLGTDELGRDVLSRLLVSIRISLLIAFGATAISAVVGTTLGFLAAHFRGAVEQLVLMLTDFQASMPFLIMALAVLAFFGNSLPLLIGLMGLFGWERYARIARGLAISANAQGYAAAVRQLGATPSRIYLRHILPNIASTLIVSTTLVFPEVILMESGLSFLGLGVQPPMTSLGNMVGYGREYLTRAPWIMLAPATTIVVTTLAVSMIGDWLRDRLDPTLQ is encoded by the coding sequence ATGACCGACGCGACGCTGAAGGATACCGAAGCGTTTTCAAGCGAAGTGGATACCGGTTCGCGTGAAGAAAACGCGTCAAAACCAGAATCTAGAGCCCCGTTCCGATTTCATCGGAACGGAAAGGGCTCTAGCGTTCGCCGCCGCATCAGCCTGCCGGCGATCCCGGTCTCGGTCGCACTCGCGATCACCTGGATCATCGCCATGCTGGTGATCGCCGCCTTCGCCGAGAAGATCGCACCCTACGGCTTCACCCAGCTTGATCTGCGCAATCGCCTGGCCGCGCCCGGCAATGCCGCGCATTGGCTCGGCACCGACGAGCTCGGCCGCGACGTGCTGTCGCGCCTGCTCGTCTCGATCCGCATTTCGCTGCTGATCGCGTTCGGCGCCACCGCGATCTCGGCCGTGGTCGGTACCACGCTCGGCTTCCTGGCCGCGCATTTCCGCGGGGCCGTCGAACAGCTCGTGCTGATGCTGACCGACTTCCAGGCCAGCATGCCCTTCCTGATCATGGCGCTCGCAGTGCTCGCCTTCTTCGGCAACTCGCTGCCGCTCTTGATCGGCCTGATGGGCCTGTTCGGCTGGGAGCGCTACGCCCGCATCGCGCGGGGATTGGCCATCTCGGCCAATGCACAGGGCTATGCCGCCGCGGTCCGCCAGTTGGGTGCGACGCCGTCGCGGATCTATCTCCGGCACATCCTGCCCAACATCGCCTCGACCCTGATCGTCTCGACCACGCTGGTCTTTCCCGAGGTGATCCTGATGGAATCCGGCCTGTCCTTCCTTGGACTCGGCGTGCAGCCGCCGATGACCAGCCTCGGCAACATGGTCGGCTATGGCCGGGAGTACCTGACCCGGGCGCCCTGGATCATGCTGGCGCCGGCCACCACGATCGTGGTCACGACGCTGGCGGTCTCCATGATCGGCGACTGGCTGCGCGACCGGCTTGATCCGACGCTGCAATAG
- the ilvD gene encoding dihydroxy-acid dehydratase, with protein sequence MPAYRSRTTTHGRNMAGARGLWRATGMKDADFGKPIIAVVNSFTQFVPGHVHLKDLGQLVAREIEQAGGVAKEFNTIAVDDGIAMGHDGMLYSLPSRELIADSVEYMANAHCADGLVCISNCDKITPGMLMAALRLNIPAVFVSGGPMEAGKVKLEGKTKAVDLIDAMVAAADSKVSDDDVKVIERSACPTCGSCSGMFTANSMNCLTEALGLALPGNGSVVATHADRKRLFVESGHTIVDLVRRYYEQDDVSVLPRNIANFKAFENAMTLDIAMGGSTNTVLHLLAAAHEGQVEFTMRDIDRLSRRVPVLCKVAPSVADVHVEDVHRAGGIMGILGELDRAGLIDTSVSTVHAPTMGDALERWDIKRSKSETVRTFYRASPGGIPTQVAFSQERRYDELDADREKGVVRDLEHAFSKDGGLAVLYGNLAQDGCIVKTAGVDASILKFSGPAHVFESQDAAVEGILGGKVVAGEIVVIIYEGPRGGPGMQEMLYPTSYLKSMGLGKACALVTDGRFSGGSSGLSIGHLSPEAAEGGNIGLVRTGDRIAIDIPNRSISLEVSDEELAKRRAAEEAKGDAAWQPQNRKRNVSTALQAYAALTTSAARGAVREVKRRPR encoded by the coding sequence ATGCCAGCCTATCGCTCCCGCACCACCACCCACGGCCGCAACATGGCGGGTGCCCGCGGCCTCTGGCGCGCGACCGGCATGAAGGACGCCGATTTCGGCAAGCCGATCATCGCGGTCGTCAACTCCTTCACCCAGTTCGTGCCCGGCCACGTCCACCTCAAGGATCTCGGCCAGCTCGTGGCCCGCGAGATCGAGCAGGCCGGCGGCGTCGCCAAGGAGTTCAACACCATCGCGGTCGATGACGGCATCGCGATGGGGCATGACGGCATGCTCTACAGCCTGCCGTCGCGCGAATTGATCGCCGACAGCGTCGAGTACATGGCCAACGCGCACTGCGCCGACGGCCTCGTCTGCATCTCCAACTGCGACAAAATCACGCCCGGCATGCTGATGGCGGCGTTGCGGCTCAACATCCCCGCCGTGTTCGTCTCGGGCGGACCGATGGAGGCCGGCAAGGTCAAGCTCGAGGGCAAGACCAAGGCCGTCGACCTCATCGACGCCATGGTGGCGGCGGCCGACTCCAAGGTCAGCGACGACGACGTCAAGGTGATCGAGCGCTCGGCGTGCCCGACCTGCGGCTCCTGCTCGGGCATGTTCACCGCCAACTCCATGAACTGCCTCACCGAGGCGCTTGGCCTGGCGCTGCCCGGCAACGGCTCGGTGGTGGCGACCCATGCCGACCGCAAGCGCCTGTTCGTCGAGTCCGGCCACACCATCGTCGATCTCGTTCGCCGCTACTACGAGCAGGACGACGTCAGCGTGCTGCCGCGCAACATAGCGAACTTCAAGGCGTTCGAGAACGCCATGACGCTCGACATCGCCATGGGCGGCTCGACCAATACGGTGCTGCATCTGCTCGCCGCCGCCCATGAAGGGCAGGTGGAGTTCACCATGCGCGACATCGACCGGCTCTCGCGCCGTGTGCCCGTGCTCTGCAAGGTCGCACCATCCGTCGCCGACGTGCATGTCGAGGACGTGCACCGCGCCGGCGGCATCATGGGCATTTTGGGCGAGCTCGACCGCGCCGGCCTGATCGACACCTCGGTCTCGACCGTGCATGCGCCGACCATGGGCGATGCGCTGGAGCGCTGGGACATCAAGCGCTCCAAGAGCGAGACGGTGCGCACCTTCTATCGCGCCTCGCCCGGCGGCATCCCGACCCAGGTCGCCTTCAGCCAGGAGCGCCGCTATGACGAGCTCGATGCCGATCGCGAGAAGGGCGTCGTGCGCGATCTCGAACATGCCTTCAGCAAGGACGGCGGTCTCGCCGTGCTCTACGGCAACCTCGCGCAGGACGGCTGCATCGTGAAGACCGCGGGCGTCGATGCTTCGATCCTGAAATTCTCCGGCCCCGCGCACGTGTTCGAAAGCCAGGACGCTGCGGTCGAAGGCATTCTGGGCGGTAAGGTCGTTGCCGGCGAGATCGTGGTCATCATCTACGAAGGTCCGCGCGGCGGCCCCGGCATGCAGGAGATGCTGTATCCGACCAGCTACCTGAAATCGATGGGCCTCGGCAAAGCCTGCGCGCTCGTCACCGACGGCCGTTTCTCTGGCGGCTCGTCCGGCCTGTCGATCGGCCATCTGTCGCCGGAAGCGGCCGAAGGCGGCAACATCGGTCTGGTGCGCACCGGCGACCGCATCGCCATCGATATCCCGAACCGCAGCATCAGCCTCGAGGTCTCCGACGAGGAGCTGGCCAAGCGCCGCGCCGCGGAGGAGGCGAAGGGCGATGCCGCCTGGCAGCCGCAGAACCGCAAGCGCAACGTCTCGACCGCGCTGCAGGCTTACGCCGCGCTCACCACCAGCGCGGCGCGCGGCGCGGTGCGCGAGGTGAAGCGTCGCCCGAGATAG